The window GGCCACACTTCATGTGAATTCTTGGCACGATGGTGTGGGAGGTATCAGCATTCCATCGAATCGCATAAATCCCTCGGCGCTGATTTGGGTCTGCTGACATATCGCCCGAGAATGGGCAGATGAGTTTCCACATGTGCGCAGAAAACAGCTTCCGCAACGGCCCAAATGTGGTCATCGCGCCGGTTTGTGTCGCTCTGCCATTCGGCGTCGGAAAACGGTGACCTCAGGTAGGTGATGATCCCCTCTCAACGTGCGCCTTCCGTGAATGAGCAGCCTGTTGTGCGGCTGCGCGAATGGCGTGTGATCAGTGCGAGCGATGGCAAGCTCTATCTGCTCGGACTGAGGTTTCAACACAAGCAAGTGCGCCTGACCACTGAGGTCCAGGCGATTGACTATGTCCAACGTCTTCTTGTGACAGTGTCGGGCCGCCGGTATCTGTGCGATGAACCGCCAGGGGATTCGCTCGCGAGCGCCCACATTCTGATCTCCGCCGTGCATGCGGCGCTTCCGATGCCTGTATCGGATGTCACGCACGCAGTCTGGGCGGAGATGCAACGGAGGCTGAATTGATGCCACCTTCATTGTCGACGGCTCCCGGGACGAAGCTTGCCGTCACACCTGTCATCCACTTCGACCGCAATACACAGGGCCGCGACTTTGCGTGTGGCGACACCCATGGCTGCTTCAGCGTGCTGATGCGGTCGCTCGAGTACATCGGATTCGACATTGGGAAAGATCGGTTGTTCCTGACCGGAGATCTCGTCGACCGTGGCTCGGAATCGATGGAGATGGTGGAGCTGCTCGGAGAATCGTGGGTTGCGAGTTGCGTGGGGAACCACGACGTCATGGCTTGGCTTTCGGTCATGGGACAGGCCTTCAATGGCGTCAACCACCAGGCGCATGGTGGCGCCTGGGTCCAATCGCTTACCCCACCTCAGCGAGCGCTGGTCGCGAGGAGGCTGAGCGCGTTGCCAGGCGCGTTGGTGGTCGAGACAGGCGCGGGGCCGGTCGCCATCGTTCACGCGGACTATCCCGAGCAGGACTGGCAACGCTTCGGATGTATCGACTGGTCCTACATGAACCAACTGCATGGCCTTGCCGCCCAATGTCTTTGGTCGCCGCGCAGGCTGACGAACGGCTGGAACGAACCGGTGAAGAATGTGCGCGCGATCGTTCACGGCCACGCGACATTGGAAATGCCCAAGGCCCTGGGCAACGTGTTCTACATCGATACCGGCGGGTGGATGCCGACCGGTCGTTTCGCGTTTCTCGAGCTGGAAACTTTCAAGTTCCATTTTGGACCCCTGGCACATTCGGTCGCACCGCCGATCACCTCTCTCAATACTGCGCTGCATCGGAAGCTTGACCAGGAGGGCGGTGCCAAGCCATCCACGTACCACTCGGCAATGCGCGCACTCCCACGTGTCGCTTCGAAGACGCGCACCGATCGTGGAGCGTAACCAACTTAGCCGCATCGATGGGCGCATTGCCGATCACGCGTGGCAGCCGCCGTCCACAACGACAGAGGGCGCCGGTGGTCTTGCACGGCAACCGAGGCATCCGGACCCGACCATCCAGGTTGCCGCGAGCAGCACCCATCAAAAGTGAGCGCGATGAAGGTCTTCACTGCAGGCGACAAGAGCAGAGCCTACTGCTACCACTGCTTGGATATCGTTCACACGACAATCCTTCTGCGCGATGTTCGGTTCAGCGATGGCCAAGGCATCGCCAAGAACATCCTCGTGGGGGTCTGCGACGACTGCGGAAGCGTCGTCGCCACCCCGCGCAGTCGGTGAAGGCGATTGCGCAGTCTCGCGCGGGCAATGCCCATGACCGGTCAAGCTAAAACAGATCCTTGCGGTGCTCGCGCGCGGAAAAGCGGAGCGGGCTTCGTAAGTCCTTCTTGGGCCTCAACATAATTCCCCATAATTCGGCGTAGCACCCCGGATCCGGCTTACCGAAAGTAGCTTCGTCTCAAGCCTTCAATCATCTTCGTGTCGATCGCGCCGAGCTTCGCGGCATCATCAAAAGCCCCCTGGCTTTTCAACTCGATTCGCCGGCGATCCAGGTCATTACTTGCATCGTTCGTCTCAACCAGACGCCCCTTGTCAAACACCAGCTCTTGAACGCGTCGGTACTCCCAGACCGGGTCGAATCCCCGGTGCGTCGACAGATCATCGATGAAGTCTCGGCCGATCACCACGCCGCCGGTGTAGCCAAGCGGCAGATTGACGTTCGAGAAACCCCAGTCGCAGAAGAACATTTCGTCTTCACGGACCGCTTGCACGCCATTGAGGCTGGGTGGTTCCAAGCGACGCGGGCCTGGTACCACTCTGGGGCGATGGTTAAGGGACAGATCATGCAACTTTAGTTGGCCATCGACGACTTGGTACTGGGCGATGTACCCCCGCCAACAGGCCGTGCTTGTCATGAATGGGCGGTATCCCGCGTCGGCGGGAGAAAACGGTTGGCAATCGCTGCACGCCAACAGGACATGCTGTTCGCCACAGTGTTGCAGTGAATCATGGACCTGTGTCGTCATCGCCCGATGCTAATGCTTGCCCGAGATGTTGTGTCGGCAGCTTGCTGCCGCTCAGCGATGGCTGCCATCAGGATAAGCGTGGCTCGCGGTGCAAAGCCGACCGCTACAAAATTCGACCCAGTCGAGTGGATCAGAGGCAGTTATGGGCAGCAGGAATGGTGGACGCCATGCGTGAGTCCTCAGTTCCCAGTGGAGATCTCGACCTTCACGCCATGTTCCCGCCTAGGCTCTGACAGCTTAGACGCACGAAGTTGAATGCGCCAATCAAAGTCATGCAGCGTCACGATCGTCGCACTGAAAATCTCTAAACCGCTCATCACGCGAGCGATGGCCTCCTCCGAGTGTCACCCATGAACTAGGCGCCAACGCGGCGCGCTCGCTCGCGGCACTCCAGACGACGCCGGTTGGCGCCCAGTTTGTGCATCCTGAAGGACCCACCGCAAAATTTGCACCGGAGCGACACTCAAGCACTATTACGGGTTCGCCCTTAACTGACCGCGCATCCCAAACAGTGATGCGATCAACGATCTCCGTTCTTTTGAGACTGGAGGTTCTTCGCGAAGGTAACACCAGCCAAACAGTTCGGGTGGCAGGACCGTCCTCCAGAAATGCTGTTAGGCCCTCAAAAGTGGGTGCTATCAACAGGAGTCGGGGTGTCACATCATCAGACTCCCGATCGCAGAATGCGCACAGGATCCCTGTCCAATCCCAAGCAATTCCGCAGTAATTGTTGGTTCCATCCGACACATCACTTATTGGTGACGGTGGAACGTCTTTTGAAACCATTTCACCCCGTTCCGTTTATGCAGCCGAAACCGGTTAGTTACGATGAGTGACTATAAGCCGGTGACTAAAAGCATATAACTATAGGCCGAGATTGGCTCGCAGTCAAACTTATGTCGAGATTTGGAGACCATGTCGTATCTACAGCGTGAGCCGAGGTTTTTAAAGAAGTTGCGCGCTACCGTAGGGCTTAGCCAAGGAGTCGGCGAACTCGTGGGGACACGTGTTCTATACCGGCGTCATCGCCGACGCAGCGTTCGTGGACTACTTGGAGCAAGGTGCATTGCCGACGCATCTTTAGGGAGTCCTGGCGAGGACTTCTGTGCACGGGTCTGGCCCGCGTGTTTCGCGAGCGTCTGGCTGTAGCGGCCACGCTCCGCCACTTCATCAATTACCGGTATTGCGCTCGCCATGGTGCACACGTCGACAAAGCGGGTTCGTGAGCCGGCTGTTCGTCGACAGCCTGCGCGCTGGGAAGCGTGCCGCAGCGATCATGAGCCTGCTGCATTCGGCCCGGATCAAGGGGCACGATCCCACGCATATTTCAAAGACGTGCTCGAGCGGTCGCCGACCCAGCCGGCATCGCGCATCAGTGAACTGCTGCCGAATCTGGCACCCGCCGCCTGATTGCGCTGGCCGTTCAGGTCAAGATTACTTGGCGGGACGCATACGAGAAAACAGCAAAACCTGAGCGATCTGACTGGACCTATCTAGAGGTTTTGAGCGGGGCCAACGCGCTTGCGCCATCGCGGATCTCAAGGGGCGAAGTTTCCGGACCGGCAACAACTTTGGAAACTGCAGTCAAGAACCCTGGTTTAAAGATTTGCCGTCCTGCATTGGTCAAAATCCTGCCATATGCATCTTTCTTCCACCCTTCATCAACAAGCAACCGCTCGCTAATGGCGTGTAATAAAGCGTCGCGCTCAGAACTGGTGAATGTCACTGTCGCAGGTAAAGCTTCAAACCCGATCGGTAATGATCGGTCATTTGCCGAAGGCGTTGACTTGACAGGGCCACTTCCGCCGCGTAAATCGATGGTGACATCGGTATTCGCTTTAAGTAGGTTAATCTCGCGTTTAAGCTTTTTATTCTCAGCTAGCACTGCTCCCATCAAAGCTCGAACCGCCGGATTATCAATCTGATCTAAGACCGTCGTGAAAGGGTCCTCTGCAACTGGGCGGGGCTTTTTCTCTTCACCGCCCACATGTGCTGACCAAACTGCGATCAGTGCTTTGAAGTCGTCACCAGTACGATTGTGGATCGTCGATGCGGCGGGACCGCCCGCGATTTTTGCGTACTTCGCGACCGTCGCTATGGTGAAATCTTTGCTGCCACGTTCAGACTGTTCTTTGCAAACCGCATGAATTATTTCAAGATTGCGTTGCTTTCGCGGGTTTGATTTGGCTTTCAGTTGAACTAAAAAATCATCAGGATGCATTTGATTCTTTCAACTGTGGTCAAGCTTTGCCATCATGCAGGTCGCGAACGGATTCAATTGCATCCTCTATTCGGTCCACCAAATGAACGGTCAATCCTTCGATCGGTTTCTTGGGGGCATTAGCTCGTGGAATAAGCGCGACGCGGAAACCCAATTTTGCTGCTTCCTTTAAACGCTCCTGTCCGCGTGGGGCGGGACGCACCTCTCCGGCTAGTCCGACTTCCCCAAACGCCACAAAGCCCGTCGGAAGAGCCTTGCCTCGAAGGCTACCGTGAATAGCGAGCAGAACAGCCAAATCGGCCGCGGGCTCGCTGATCCGTACACCACCCACTGCGTTGATAAACACGTCCTGGTCGGTGCATGAAATTCCTGCATGACGATGCAGCACGGCGAGGAGCATCGCTAACCGGTCCTTCTCTAAGCCGACGCTGAGCCGCCTCGGATTTGCTCCACCACTGTCCACCAGCGCCTGTATCTCGACCAAGAGCGGTCGAGTGCCTTCTAAAGTGACTAGCACGCATGATCCTGGAACTGGATCTTCATGGGTCGAAAGAAATAGAGCGCTAGGGTTTGTCACTCCCTTGAGCCCTCTTTCGGTCATACCGAAGACCGCAAGTTCGCACATTCCAAATCGGTTTTTTATGGCTCTGACAAGCCGGAAACTTGAGTGCGAATCACCCTCGAAGTAGAGCACCGTGTCGACTATGTGCTCCAACACGCGAGGGCCTGCGAGTGCACCGTCCTTCGTCACGTGCCCGACGAGAACGATGCTGCACCCTGTTGCCTTAGCCGTTCTTGTGAGATGAGAAGCGCATTCCCTGACCTGGGCGACCGACCCGGGAGCGGATGTCAACTCTTCACTGTACAAAGTCTGAATGGAGTCGATGATCACAAAAGCTGGCTTTGTTGCGTCGATCGTTTGGAGAATCTTTTCAAGATTGATCTCAGTGAGAACGTGGATTGGCCTGTCTCCAAAACCAAGACGCTGCGCACGTAGTGCAACCTGATGTGCACTCTCCTCTCCGCTGACATATAAGACATCCATGGCCTGTGACAGCGATGCGGCCGCCTGCAACAGGAGCGTTGATTTGCCGATACCGGGATCGCCTCCGATCAGCACAACTCCTCCAGCCACGATGCCTCCGCCTAGCACTCGATCTAGTTCATCTAGGCCAGTAGGTATTTGGCGTACGTCCTCTGCGGGTATTTGGTTGAGAAGCTTCGCAGGCTGACTTGCAGCAAGACCTTTAAAGCGATTTTTGCTTGGCCCAGTGCTCTCGGCTCGGGTTTCAATGAGCGTGTTCCATGAGCCGCAGTTGGGGCATTTCCCTAGCCACTTCGCTGTGACCCCCCGCATTCACTGCAGGTGTAAGCTGTTTTGGCCATCGTTTTGGTTTCCGTATGAGGTTATTTTGAGACCAGGACGAGCGAGCACCCGCTGCGGCAATCCCGTTGAAATTTCTCCTTCGATTAACTCTTGGGTCGCTTCAACCAATCCAATTTCTTGCAACAGGCGTGTTCCTTCGACGAAGTCGAGAGCGGTCTTCAACGATCCAGTTCTCGCTTGGATGAGTTGCATGACTGCATTGCCGGCGGCGAGTTGTTGCTCAGGCGTGAGTTTAAAGAAGACAGGGCCTAGTCCGTTCATTTCGAGCATGACATCGAGTGTTTGGCTTCTTTCCAAGCACGGTTTACGTGCATCGATTTCCGGATATACGACAGCGTTCTCGCACAAGACTTGTAGTTGATGGAGTTTCGAGGCATCTTGGTAGAAACCAACTTTCACATCAGATATATTTCCAGCGGCGACCAATTGAACTGCGCCTTTGTGTTCGTCATTTAAGATCTCTAAGCTTCGCCGAATCAAATGGTAAGTAGCCTGCAAATCATTGACTGCTTTACTTAGGCCTTCAGCCTCGGCCTCATACCTCTGTTGAAATTTTTGCAGATCTAGTGCACCGGTAAACGCTAGGCCGGCATTCTCGCAATCGAACCGTTGATTTTCCAAATCGGAGACTTTGGCCTGCAAGTCGTTATGTCGCTCGGACTGTTCATGAGCAAGAAAACTCAAGGTGTTGAAATGCGCATGTAGACCTGGTAAAAAAGCAGGCCCTGTTAGAAAGAATCTGCAACGTGGGCAGTTTCTCTCTTTTGGCCATCCAGGTACCGGACCAAAAGAGCCTTTTCTCTCAAGTTCCTCTCCGCCGCTGCTACACATCGATGCTGATACGGGGCAAATTCCCTTATCTTCCACAATGAAAGACGCGGCGCTGCTCTGTTCTACGGCTGCCGCAAATGCATCGGGCGAAAAGCAAGCTAATCGATTTTCAAGCTGTTCAACTGAAGCGTCTTTCAACCATCGAATGTGATTTTTCTGATCAATTTCCAACTGCCGCCGTTCGGCTAACTCCATGGTTTCACGCATGTATTCCTTACCAAACTTGGTGTAATAGATCGTCATGAGAATGCGCGAATGGCCTGCGATCAACTTAGAAACCACAGCAAGAGGCAGTTGCACATCGAGAACTAAATAGCTGATCAGTGACACGCGCAGGCTATGCATTGGGTAATGCGTGGTGCGCCGGTCACTGTGTGCAAACTCAATTTGACTTCCGTCTTCTAGTCGCTCACCACGTTGATGCACCATCCTTTGTAAATCGTGCAATAGATGAAACCAGGGAACATCCAATGCGGCTGATGTAATCGGCTTCTTCTTGTCATCTCCTTGGCCTGCTGCATCCCTGAATAAAAAGCATGCCGCGCCGCGCTCAGCTAAGACACTGGGAGCCGGCTTTATTCTTCCAAAATGTTTGGCGTCAAGGGTATTCCATGGCGTGGGTTCAATGATCGGGTTATACCGTTCCTGCCAATTGCGCAGTTTTTCGAGCCAGTAAAGAACTTCCGCGTGAGCCCATGGGATCACGTATCCCTTTTTGTTTTCGGGTTTATTGATGTCGGCTGTCTTGTTCGTGTTTACATAAATGCCAGCATCCGCTTCGTTAAGCGTTCTATGAAAAACACCGGTTTGGCGGGGGCGTGCAGGCGTGCCTCGAGCTAAGGTTGATTCACTACGTACGAACGTTCCAGTCCCAGCTCCGTTGGTGCGCACGTATCGCCAAGTATCCGATTCACCGGAATCAAGCATCCGAACTTGGAAAGTGCGAAGTGGAAGCTCAAGTTTTAGATACAGTGCCACAGCACGAACCGGGCTCCACATCTCTGTGACAATCTCTGGGAGATTATTTTGCTGCTGCTCCCATCTACTGGTTTCACGGTATCGAATAACACAATCGGGATCCCCATGATCCGGCGGAATAAAATCGATATAAAACCAGTCGCCGCCAGCAGGATCACCACGATCATCTTGCATTCGCTTCCAATCACAGAAATTCGGACCTTGTGCCACCATTTTCCGGAGGTCGTTGATATAGCGTATCGAGAGCGGGGCCCGCACGGACTCATTAGGAGTTTCAAGGCCAGAATAACTAGCCTTTTTAAACGGGTTTCGCAAATCAGTGGGAATAACTCGATTTTCATCTGAGCCATCGCTGAAAGAAAATTTCTCTTTAAGTACCCAGTCCAAAAATTCCGTGACATAGTTATGCACAGAAACGTCCGTTGACGCTTTAATCCCAGGGTTTCGAAGTTTTGATGTCACATACGATTCAAGAAAATCCGGCAATGAATTTTTCCGACTGAAAAAAGCAAGCGGATTTTGTGTGACATTTTTGGGAATAAGATACCTATCAAAAAATGCTCTTACAGCATTGAGCCGCTTTTCTCTCGGTGAGTCTGGCAATGTTATCCACTCACGAGCAAAATCACACCATGGCCCCATTTTTGGATGCGGCTGACGAATGTCTGGAAAATCGAGATTACTTCTATGCTTGTTATATCTAGTGGTATCCCTAGGGAACGGGTGCATCAGGCCCGATTGAACAACCCTATAGCCGTCGCCATCAATAGAAGAGAAATATGTATATAAAACCCAATTCAAAAATTCAGAAATCGTTCCATGATATTGATTGATCGTGCTCTTGGATAGGTCGAAATCATTTTTGAGTATCGAGACAAAATCAGGCAGCTGACTACTTGAGTCAAAGAGTGCAACTGGATCTTTGCTTATTGAGTTTTTTTTAATGTATCCAAAGAAAAAGCAAGTTAAGGCGGTCTGCTTTGTGTAGCGATTAGTTGTCTCCAAACTAAACCACTCTGCAGCATACTTGGACCAGGCGGCGAATTCTTTGTCAGATTGGCAAAGGAATTTAAAATCTGCGTCGAAAGTCAGATCGATATTTTCGGGTCCACCCAGTCGGTTATAGTTTCTTTTTCTCGCCATTTTCTTGTCTTAATCGAAATGTTTTTTAAAATAATCACTCAAGCTTAACTGCGGAAATCCAAAATCCA of the Rhodoferax koreense genome contains:
- a CDS encoding metallophosphoesterase: MPPSLSTAPGTKLAVTPVIHFDRNTQGRDFACGDTHGCFSVLMRSLEYIGFDIGKDRLFLTGDLVDRGSESMEMVELLGESWVASCVGNHDVMAWLSVMGQAFNGVNHQAHGGAWVQSLTPPQRALVARRLSALPGALVVETGAGPVAIVHADYPEQDWQRFGCIDWSYMNQLHGLAAQCLWSPRRLTNGWNEPVKNVRAIVHGHATLEMPKALGNVFYIDTGGWMPTGRFAFLELETFKFHFGPLAHSVAPPITSLNTALHRKLDQEGGAKPSTYHSAMRALPRVASKTRTDRGA
- the gmtX gene encoding gamma-mobile-trio protein GmtX, yielding MHPDDFLVQLKAKSNPRKQRNLEIIHAVCKEQSERGSKDFTIATVAKYAKIAGGPAASTIHNRTGDDFKALIAVWSAHVGGEEKKPRPVAEDPFTTVLDQIDNPAVRALMGAVLAENKKLKREINLLKANTDVTIDLRGGSGPVKSTPSANDRSLPIGFEALPATVTFTSSERDALLHAISERLLVDEGWKKDAYGRILTNAGRQIFKPGFLTAVSKVVAGPETSPLEIRDGASALAPLKTSR
- the gmtZ gene encoding gamma-mobile-trio integrase GmtZ codes for the protein MARKRNYNRLGGPENIDLTFDADFKFLCQSDKEFAAWSKYAAEWFSLETTNRYTKQTALTCFFFGYIKKNSISKDPVALFDSSSQLPDFVSILKNDFDLSKSTINQYHGTISEFLNWVLYTYFSSIDGDGYRVVQSGLMHPFPRDTTRYNKHRSNLDFPDIRQPHPKMGPWCDFAREWITLPDSPREKRLNAVRAFFDRYLIPKNVTQNPLAFFSRKNSLPDFLESYVTSKLRNPGIKASTDVSVHNYVTEFLDWVLKEKFSFSDGSDENRVIPTDLRNPFKKASYSGLETPNESVRAPLSIRYINDLRKMVAQGPNFCDWKRMQDDRGDPAGGDWFYIDFIPPDHGDPDCVIRYRETSRWEQQQNNLPEIVTEMWSPVRAVALYLKLELPLRTFQVRMLDSGESDTWRYVRTNGAGTGTFVRSESTLARGTPARPRQTGVFHRTLNEADAGIYVNTNKTADINKPENKKGYVIPWAHAEVLYWLEKLRNWQERYNPIIEPTPWNTLDAKHFGRIKPAPSVLAERGAACFLFRDAAGQGDDKKKPITSAALDVPWFHLLHDLQRMVHQRGERLEDGSQIEFAHSDRRTTHYPMHSLRVSLISYLVLDVQLPLAVVSKLIAGHSRILMTIYYTKFGKEYMRETMELAERRQLEIDQKNHIRWLKDASVEQLENRLACFSPDAFAAAVEQSSAASFIVEDKGICPVSASMCSSGGEELERKGSFGPVPGWPKERNCPRCRFFLTGPAFLPGLHAHFNTLSFLAHEQSERHNDLQAKVSDLENQRFDCENAGLAFTGALDLQKFQQRYEAEAEGLSKAVNDLQATYHLIRRSLEILNDEHKGAVQLVAAGNISDVKVGFYQDASKLHQLQVLCENAVVYPEIDARKPCLERSQTLDVMLEMNGLGPVFFKLTPEQQLAAGNAVMQLIQARTGSLKTALDFVEGTRLLQEIGLVEATQELIEGEISTGLPQRVLARPGLKITSYGNQNDGQNSLHLQ